A stretch of the Geovibrio thiophilus genome encodes the following:
- a CDS encoding two-component system sensor histidine kinase NtrB, producing MMSHKKFEDVPFAFFSITKEGKVKSANFQAELLMDEMSAFGIRKFGEFLLGKINGDNLVFKTPRGTYGIKVISSRKDYEFFVIALDEFNQPLGDIMDISSLQHEIKTPLTVIDGTAQIIAAKAKNEYIEKCAGIIQKESGRIKSILGNIHMLSEMTVKFDEIDVESFISELRDGIKIVYSRIDLRFRVLRNLRTIKADREKLFMALSNILKNACEAQGEGDIEVEVTIDPTIKYMDKEMEKACSMLRIVISDSGPGMEEQVQERLFTPFFTTKNKGTGLGLIIAKEAIDKHHGRIEVNSVKGKGTDFIVYIPSRMHPSSEKSG from the coding sequence ATGATGTCTCATAAAAAGTTTGAGGATGTTCCCTTTGCCTTCTTCTCAATCACAAAGGAAGGCAAGGTAAAGTCCGCTAACTTTCAGGCTGAGCTGCTCATGGATGAAATGTCCGCCTTCGGCATACGCAAATTCGGCGAGTTCCTTCTCGGCAAAATCAATGGTGATAATCTTGTTTTCAAAACCCCCAGAGGGACTTACGGGATAAAAGTAATCTCTTCCCGCAAGGATTACGAGTTTTTTGTAATCGCTCTGGATGAGTTTAACCAGCCGCTCGGGGATATTATGGATATATCCTCTCTTCAGCATGAAATAAAAACTCCGCTTACAGTGATTGACGGTACGGCGCAGATCATCGCCGCCAAAGCGAAAAACGAATATATCGAAAAATGCGCCGGTATCATCCAGAAGGAGAGCGGCAGGATAAAATCGATCCTCGGCAATATACACATGCTCAGTGAGATGACTGTAAAATTTGACGAAATCGATGTGGAAAGCTTCATAAGCGAACTGCGTGACGGCATAAAGATAGTCTATTCCCGTATTGATTTGCGGTTCCGTGTGCTGCGCAACCTCAGAACGATCAAGGCGGACAGGGAAAAGCTGTTCATGGCTTTATCCAACATACTCAAAAACGCCTGTGAGGCTCAGGGTGAAGGGGATATTGAGGTGGAGGTAACCATTGACCCCACCATAAAATATATGGACAAGGAGATGGAGAAGGCATGCTCCATGCTCAGAATAGTGATCTCCGACTCGGGTCCCGGGATGGAGGAGCAGGTTCAGGAAAGACTGTTCACGCCGTTTTTCACCACGAAGAACAAAGGCACGGGGCTGGGGCTCATCATCGCCAAGGAAGCCATAGACAAGCACCACGGGCGCATCGAGGTTAACTCGGTGAAGGGCAAGGGAACGGACTTTATAGTCTACATTCCCTCACGCATGCACCCCTCAAGCGAAAAGAGCGGCTAA
- a CDS encoding chemotaxis protein CheW produces MSVQDTVTYKDVVIPKELMGLISYMAGVEEYREELRTLGGQWDLLSILGKISGTGTDMTGTREGFRHLTCELLSQLGLELLDKTVQEIGSKAQVAVDILIRNLFERTADIGFLATDDDIREYIIRTEELRKLPTGDEEQINRTRIKEEMTARIQERFAEYVSKYSVYFNIVLLDTDGQVIVQLDKNNKITKSADPLIKEALTTKDEFVEVFRHSDILPAHEKSLIYAYRVTDGANLRYLGVLCLCFKFQDEMKEIFRKLKTGDEWSVISILDSEGKVIASSDHYQLPIGAPVEMVSEDSYGIIKFAGRKYIAKTCPTKGYQGFFGLGWYGHVMMPIENAFSSANGKRESIDRRIMEAVMSDPRLFSEELRSIPVQADKIQGELERTVWNGNVKGNDPRSKILLWSVSDAGARTKSVFEKSIGNLHETVVDSILGNVWFWAALAVDIMDRNLYERANDCRWWALTSAFRRILSAAPSPSTEDRARIATILSYINGLYTVYSNLFVYDGTGKIIAVSNQADEYLVGTVLTKEWARQTLALKESQKYIVSPFAVSELYSNRHTYIYGAAVLAPENGRKTVGGIGIVFDSEPQFRGMLNDSLPRDEKGRIPDGCFGVFADRQRMIISSTDTELKPGGIINLEKDLFSMPAGEGTSKIVEYNGYYYAVGAHTSSGYREYKTKDGYMNDVVGLVFMPLAKISETSAVKVRRRDMNIQVSSDKTGTDCLEAATFFIGTKWLGIDVKHVVEAIDPDGLTHVPGNRRFVKGRIIYQDVPLLVVDIRSLLELPEKEMDSETQIIILTTGKDRFGLVVDALGEIPEVPNSRVDRSEHILENSKYTECIVKPDPKSGHKEMLLVLKPDGIIAALRDML; encoded by the coding sequence ATGTCAGTCCAAGATACGGTTACCTATAAGGATGTTGTCATCCCGAAAGAGCTGATGGGCTTAATAAGCTACATGGCAGGGGTTGAGGAATACAGGGAAGAGCTGCGCACACTGGGCGGTCAGTGGGATCTCCTGAGTATTTTAGGCAAGATAAGCGGCACAGGAACAGACATGACGGGAACCCGTGAGGGCTTCAGGCATCTGACCTGCGAGCTTCTCAGCCAGCTTGGGCTTGAGCTGCTTGATAAAACTGTGCAGGAGATAGGCTCAAAGGCGCAGGTCGCCGTTGACATACTCATACGCAACCTGTTTGAGCGCACGGCGGATATAGGTTTCCTCGCCACGGATGATGACATAAGAGAATATATCATCAGAACAGAAGAGCTCAGAAAACTTCCCACCGGAGACGAGGAGCAGATAAACCGCACACGCATAAAAGAAGAAATGACCGCCCGCATTCAGGAGCGGTTCGCCGAATATGTTTCAAAATATTCCGTTTATTTCAATATAGTCCTTCTGGATACCGACGGACAGGTCATTGTTCAGCTTGATAAAAACAATAAGATCACGAAATCCGCCGATCCTCTGATAAAAGAAGCGCTCACCACCAAGGACGAATTTGTGGAGGTTTTCAGACACTCAGACATTCTTCCGGCTCATGAAAAATCTCTCATATATGCCTACCGAGTGACTGACGGAGCGAATCTCCGTTATTTGGGTGTTCTCTGTCTCTGTTTCAAGTTTCAGGACGAGATGAAGGAGATCTTCCGCAAGCTGAAAACCGGCGACGAGTGGTCTGTTATCTCAATCCTTGACAGCGAAGGGAAGGTCATAGCCAGCTCAGACCATTACCAGCTTCCCATCGGTGCTCCCGTTGAGATGGTAAGCGAGGATTCCTACGGCATAATCAAATTCGCGGGAAGAAAATATATTGCCAAAACCTGCCCGACAAAAGGGTATCAGGGCTTCTTCGGGCTCGGCTGGTACGGGCATGTGATGATGCCCATAGAAAACGCCTTTTCCTCCGCAAACGGGAAACGTGAAAGCATAGACCGCAGAATAATGGAAGCGGTGATGAGCGACCCAAGGCTTTTTTCCGAAGAGCTCCGCAGCATCCCCGTTCAGGCGGACAAAATACAGGGCGAGCTTGAACGCACCGTGTGGAACGGCAATGTGAAGGGAAACGATCCCCGCTCCAAGATACTTCTCTGGAGCGTTTCGGACGCCGGCGCGCGCACTAAAAGCGTATTCGAGAAATCCATAGGCAACCTTCACGAAACCGTGGTGGATTCCATTCTGGGCAATGTGTGGTTCTGGGCGGCTTTGGCTGTGGATATAATGGACAGAAACCTTTACGAGCGCGCAAACGACTGCCGCTGGTGGGCACTCACCTCCGCCTTCCGCCGCATATTAAGCGCTGCGCCGTCTCCGAGCACGGAGGATCGGGCAAGAATAGCCACCATTCTCTCATACATAAACGGACTCTACACGGTTTACTCAAACCTTTTTGTTTATGATGGAACAGGAAAGATAATCGCCGTCTCCAATCAGGCTGATGAATACCTCGTGGGCACAGTGCTCACAAAGGAATGGGCAAGGCAGACGCTGGCATTGAAGGAAAGTCAGAAATACATTGTTTCACCATTTGCTGTCAGTGAGCTTTACTCAAACAGGCACACTTACATTTACGGAGCGGCGGTACTCGCTCCCGAAAACGGCAGAAAAACTGTGGGCGGCATAGGAATTGTCTTCGACAGCGAGCCTCAGTTCAGGGGCATGCTGAACGACTCTCTCCCGAGAGATGAAAAGGGGCGTATACCGGACGGCTGTTTCGGTGTTTTCGCCGACAGACAGAGGATGATAATAAGCTCCACCGATACGGAGCTTAAGCCCGGCGGCATTATAAACCTTGAGAAAGACCTTTTCTCCATGCCCGCCGGAGAAGGAACATCAAAAATAGTTGAATACAACGGGTACTACTATGCGGTTGGCGCGCACACCTCATCCGGCTACAGGGAGTATAAAACCAAGGACGGTTACATGAACGATGTTGTCGGGCTTGTTTTCATGCCGCTGGCGAAGATCTCCGAGACTTCCGCAGTTAAGGTACGCAGGCGGGATATGAACATACAGGTCTCAAGCGACAAAACAGGAACAGACTGCCTTGAGGCGGCGACCTTCTTCATAGGCACAAAATGGCTGGGAATAGATGTGAAGCATGTAGTTGAGGCTATCGATCCCGACGGGCTGACCCATGTTCCGGGGAACAGGCGCTTCGTGAAGGGGCGCATTATTTATCAGGATGTTCCGCTCCTTGTGGTGGATATACGTTCGCTCCTTGAGCTGCCGGAGAAGGAGATGGATTCGGAAACGCAGATAATCATACTCACCACCGGAAAAGATCGGTTCGGACTTGTTGTGGACGCTCTGGGAGAGATACCCGAAGTGCCGAATTCAAGAGTGGACAGGAGTGAGCATATACTGGAGAACTCAAAATATACGGAATGTATTGTGAAGCCCGACCCGAAATCAGGGCATAAGGAGATGCTGCTTGTGCTGAAGCCGGACGGCATAATAGCCGCACTGCGTGATATGCTTTAG
- a CDS encoding zinc-binding metallopeptidase family protein produces the protein MKRFHCSCGSEIFFDNTKCINCGQDVGFDPATLRMFTLQEVKGGLVTEAGEADTRFRLCKHRAEEVLACNWLITEDDPHAECQSCRLTRVIPHQSIPKNVKRWRILEDAKRRMIYNLLNNRLTFETREEDPEKGLVFDFLEDRRSNPLVAEEHIYTGHSSGVITVNAAEADPEYRVAVREEMNERYRTNLGHFRHEIGHYYWMRLVQNTRWEPEFTTIFGNPYWDYDIALKNYYENGPRTDWQEYHISAYAGMHPLEDWAETWAHYLHMNDTLETAVSFNIIKLEFRRDNFRQIFAKWMELTVAMNALNRSVGKFDAYPFVIKHMVYRKLEFIRRVVMDARESSAPAVFSACGSSRSCD, from the coding sequence ATGAAAAGATTTCACTGCTCCTGCGGCTCGGAGATTTTTTTCGATAATACAAAGTGTATTAACTGCGGACAGGATGTGGGGTTCGACCCCGCTACTCTGCGCATGTTCACCCTTCAGGAAGTAAAAGGCGGTCTGGTCACGGAAGCCGGTGAAGCAGACACCCGTTTCCGGCTCTGCAAGCACAGGGCGGAAGAGGTGCTTGCCTGCAACTGGCTTATAACAGAGGATGATCCGCACGCAGAATGCCAAAGCTGCCGCCTTACGAGAGTTATTCCGCACCAGAGCATACCGAAAAACGTAAAACGCTGGCGCATACTGGAAGATGCCAAAAGACGAATGATCTACAACCTTCTCAACAACAGGCTCACCTTTGAAACCAGAGAGGAAGACCCCGAAAAAGGGCTTGTTTTTGACTTTCTGGAGGACAGGCGCTCAAACCCCCTCGTGGCGGAGGAGCATATATACACAGGGCACAGCAGCGGCGTGATAACCGTAAATGCAGCGGAAGCCGACCCTGAATACAGGGTCGCAGTGCGTGAGGAGATGAATGAGCGCTACCGTACAAATCTCGGTCACTTCCGTCATGAAATAGGTCACTACTACTGGATGCGCCTTGTGCAGAACACCCGCTGGGAGCCGGAATTCACCACTATCTTCGGCAACCCTTACTGGGATTATGACATCGCCCTCAAAAACTACTATGAAAACGGTCCCCGCACCGATTGGCAGGAATATCATATAAGCGCCTATGCCGGCATGCACCCCCTTGAGGACTGGGCAGAAACGTGGGCGCACTACCTCCACATGAACGACACCCTTGAAACTGCGGTATCCTTCAACATCATAAAGCTTGAATTCCGCAGAGACAACTTCCGCCAGATATTCGCCAAATGGATGGAGCTGACAGTGGCAATGAACGCCCTAAACAGGAGCGTAGGCAAATTTGACGCATATCCGTTTGTTATCAAACACATGGTCTACAGAAAGCTGGAGTTTATCCGCAGAGTGGTGATGGATGCCAGAGAGAGCAGCGCTCCGGCGGTTTTTTCAGCATGCGGAAGCAGCAGGAGCTGCGATTAA
- a CDS encoding alpha-E domain-containing protein encodes MLSKVANRVYWLGRYMERTENTAKLVNVYTGLLLDMPKGTDVGWHSLLKITGSEEDFSGLYDEASEQNVTSFLLTDQRNSGSMLCSLSYARENARTSRDILPREAWEAVNEIYILAKTDKDTILSRSGRYQLLTRVIQGGQRLEGILAGGLSRNHTHTFLHLGRLLERADTTSRIMDAGALLLSESSLKKMRSLEGIVWMNLLKTLSAYQMYRQAVKRQIVGTEVIRFLLKDTKFPRSVAFCAEAAAVFASRLPNSGAVKEKTSLLLQRLKDFSPDNAGEMEIHKFMDEIQLAVYDIDSAVSATWFNSELAG; translated from the coding sequence ATGCTGTCAAAAGTCGCAAACAGAGTGTACTGGCTCGGAAGATACATGGAGCGCACGGAAAACACGGCAAAACTGGTGAATGTGTATACGGGGCTTCTGCTTGATATGCCTAAAGGGACTGATGTGGGCTGGCACAGTCTGCTGAAGATCACCGGCTCTGAGGAGGATTTCAGCGGGCTGTACGATGAGGCGAGTGAGCAGAATGTGACCTCATTTCTTCTCACCGACCAGCGCAACTCCGGCTCCATGCTCTGTTCGCTCTCCTATGCGAGAGAAAACGCGCGCACAAGCAGGGACATACTCCCCAGAGAAGCGTGGGAGGCGGTCAACGAGATTTATATCCTTGCGAAAACGGACAAAGATACGATATTATCCCGCAGCGGACGCTATCAGCTCCTCACCCGTGTGATACAGGGCGGTCAGAGGCTTGAGGGCATACTCGCCGGAGGTCTAAGCAGGAACCATACGCACACGTTCCTTCACTTGGGGCGTCTGCTTGAAAGAGCCGACACCACATCAAGAATAATGGACGCCGGAGCGCTGCTTCTGTCCGAAAGCAGTCTGAAAAAGATGCGCAGCCTTGAGGGGATAGTGTGGATGAATCTGCTGAAAACCCTCAGCGCCTATCAGATGTACAGACAGGCGGTTAAGAGACAGATTGTGGGCACGGAGGTAATACGCTTCCTGCTTAAGGATACTAAGTTTCCCCGCTCTGTGGCTTTCTGTGCGGAGGCTGCGGCGGTTTTCGCCTCAAGGCTTCCCAACAGCGGAGCGGTAAAGGAAAAAACAAGCCTGCTGCTTCAGAGATTAAAAGATTTTTCTCCGGATAACGCGGGAGAAATGGAGATACACAAATTCATGGATGAAATACAGCTTGCCGTTTATGACATAGACAGTGCGGTATCCGCCACTTGGTTTAACTCGGAGCTTGCCGGATGA
- a CDS encoding circularly permuted type 2 ATP-grasp protein — MPIGWNDYDPSDFFDEVMEKKGTPRKASGELFEHLRKLSSRDIYTRKKTAEAAIIELGITFTVYGEGTNIDRAMPFDIIPRVMCGDEWKKISDGLAQRLKALNMFINDLYNSQEALKAGVVPEDVITTSRNFRRECIGMTPAHGAWANICGSDLVRDQHGTMYVLEDNLRVPSGVSYMLENRKITKRVFPELFKDINIIPVDDYPSKLFDMLTSIAPAGVTSPEIVVLTPGIFNSAYFEHAFLAQQMGAELVEGTDLHVSDDNRVYMKTIEGLAPVDVIYRRIDDDFIDPEVFRSDSILGVPGLMRAWRAGNVAIANAPGTGVADDKVVYAYVPDMIRFFLGEEPLIPNVETFLCRREDHMKYVLEHLPELVVKPANESGGYGMLVGPHSTKEQIETFRGLIQQNPRNYIAQPTLNLSVTPTLTEDGIDGRHIDLRPFILQGAGTYVTAGGLTRVALKKGSLVVNSSQGGGSKDTWVIEEEA; from the coding sequence ATGCCCATCGGCTGGAATGATTATGATCCGTCGGATTTTTTTGACGAAGTAATGGAAAAGAAGGGAACGCCCAGAAAGGCTTCCGGGGAGCTTTTCGAGCATCTGAGAAAACTTTCATCCAGAGACATATACACCCGTAAAAAAACAGCCGAAGCGGCAATAATAGAGCTGGGCATAACATTCACCGTATACGGAGAGGGCACGAACATAGACCGTGCCATGCCCTTTGACATAATTCCCCGTGTCATGTGCGGGGATGAGTGGAAAAAAATCTCAGACGGTCTCGCCCAGAGGCTGAAAGCGCTGAATATGTTCATCAACGACCTGTACAACTCTCAGGAAGCACTCAAAGCAGGCGTAGTGCCCGAGGATGTAATAACCACATCCCGCAACTTCCGCAGGGAATGTATAGGCATGACGCCGGCTCACGGCGCGTGGGCAAACATATGCGGAAGCGACCTTGTGCGGGATCAGCACGGAACAATGTACGTTCTGGAGGATAATCTCCGTGTACCCTCCGGTGTTTCGTACATGCTTGAGAACCGCAAGATAACAAAGAGAGTTTTTCCCGAATTATTCAAAGATATAAATATTATCCCCGTCGACGACTACCCCTCCAAGCTGTTCGATATGCTCACGTCCATCGCTCCCGCAGGGGTGACAAGCCCCGAGATAGTAGTGCTCACTCCGGGAATATTCAACTCCGCCTACTTTGAACACGCTTTTCTTGCTCAGCAGATGGGTGCGGAACTTGTGGAAGGGACAGACCTTCATGTCAGCGATGACAACAGGGTATACATGAAAACCATAGAGGGGCTTGCCCCTGTGGACGTGATATACCGGAGGATAGACGATGACTTCATCGACCCCGAGGTATTCAGGAGCGATTCGATCCTAGGCGTTCCCGGGCTTATGCGCGCGTGGAGGGCGGGGAATGTCGCTATAGCGAACGCCCCGGGAACAGGGGTGGCGGATGACAAGGTTGTTTATGCCTATGTGCCGGATATGATACGCTTTTTTCTGGGTGAGGAGCCGCTGATCCCAAATGTGGAAACCTTCCTCTGCCGCAGGGAAGACCATATGAAATACGTGCTGGAGCATCTTCCCGAGCTTGTGGTGAAACCCGCCAACGAATCCGGCGGTTACGGCATGCTTGTGGGTCCTCATTCCACAAAGGAACAGATTGAGACTTTCCGCGGGCTGATACAGCAGAACCCAAGAAACTACATCGCACAGCCGACATTAAACCTCTCCGTGACGCCTACCCTCACAGAGGACGGGATAGACGGACGCCACATCGACCTACGCCCGTTCATACTGCAAGGCGCCGGAACCTATGTCACCGCAGGAGGGCTCACCCGTGTGGCGCTCAAAAAAGGCTCCCTCGTTGTCAACTCCTCACAGGGAGGCGGCAGCAAGGACACGTGGGTTATTGAGGAGGAGGCGTAG
- a CDS encoding flavodoxin family protein gives MKNVLVMTGSPRKGGNSDLMADAFIEGVKSAGHSVVKFETAFKNIKGCRACNSCFSKGKACVFDDDFNELAPHLEKADVLVFAAPLYCFSFPAQLKAAIDKFYSFYITEHPLAVKECCLLTCGADEGEEVFEGMVKMYEHLAAYSGWVDRGKLLVAGVAEKGDVKNTDSLGKAKELGAGI, from the coding sequence ATGAAAAATGTTCTGGTTATGACGGGCAGCCCGAGAAAGGGCGGCAACAGCGATTTGATGGCTGACGCCTTTATTGAAGGGGTGAAATCTGCCGGACATTCAGTGGTAAAGTTTGAGACGGCATTTAAGAATATAAAAGGGTGCAGGGCTTGCAATTCCTGTTTTTCCAAAGGAAAGGCATGTGTTTTTGATGATGATTTCAATGAACTCGCTCCTCATCTTGAAAAGGCGGATGTGCTTGTATTTGCCGCTCCTCTGTACTGTTTTTCTTTTCCGGCGCAGCTTAAAGCGGCTATAGACAAGTTTTACTCTTTTTACATAACAGAACACCCGCTGGCTGTTAAGGAGTGCTGTCTTCTCACATGCGGGGCGGATGAGGGGGAAGAGGTTTTTGAAGGGATGGTGAAGATGTATGAACATCTTGCCGCCTACAGCGGCTGGGTTGACAGAGGAAAGCTTCTAGTTGCGGGTGTTGCCGAAAAAGGGGATGTGAAAAACACTGACAGTCTCGGAAAAGCAAAGGAACTGGGTGCTGGCATTTAA
- a CDS encoding peroxiredoxin, with protein MSLVTKQAPLFKEISVVGKEFKDVSLESYRGKWVVLFFYPLDFTFVCPTEITALSDAAPEFAKRNAQIVGVSTDSKFSHLAWINTPRTEGGLGEISYPLVADFTKKISEDYGVLLPEGMALRATFVIDPEGVVQFELIHALGIGRNVDEVLRSLDALQFVAKHGEVCPAGWTPGKDTMIPDPEKKKEFFKKNPAGHQS; from the coding sequence ATGAGCCTTGTAACAAAACAAGCACCCCTTTTTAAAGAAATATCCGTTGTGGGAAAAGAATTTAAAGACGTCAGCCTCGAAAGCTACAGAGGAAAATGGGTTGTTCTTTTCTTCTACCCCCTCGACTTCACATTTGTTTGCCCCACCGAAATCACAGCACTTTCAGACGCAGCACCCGAGTTTGCGAAGAGAAACGCGCAGATTGTGGGAGTTTCAACTGACAGCAAATTCTCACACCTCGCATGGATAAACACTCCCCGCACAGAAGGCGGTCTCGGCGAAATCTCCTACCCCCTTGTCGCGGATTTCACTAAGAAAATCTCCGAGGACTACGGCGTGCTTCTTCCCGAAGGAATGGCACTCAGAGCAACCTTCGTCATCGATCCCGAAGGCGTTGTCCAGTTTGAGCTTATCCACGCTCTTGGTATAGGCAGAAACGTTGATGAGGTTCTCAGAAGCCTTGACGCGCTTCAGTTCGTTGCCAAGCACGGTGAGGTTTGCCCCGCAGGCTGGACACCCGGAAAAGACACAATGATACCCGATCCCGAAAAGAAAAAAGAGTTCTTCAAAAAGAACCCTGCGGGACATCAGTCTTAA
- a CDS encoding PilZ domain-containing protein: MTELQETSESVMTNRRNFIRAKVAIKMCGFFFEEGDDGSRAYSGGCFMSKTLDMSEGGMQIIHNGSLKPGDIVELRTKNAITFPKCMKCDHYYNMRSKIELQPLTVRIVWAQGSRCGLEYIRLSNFNRNVISKIVWHKHIEEIKNTKEPKQ, encoded by the coding sequence ATGACAGAACTTCAGGAAACCAGCGAATCGGTTATGACTAACCGGAGAAATTTCATCAGAGCCAAGGTCGCAATAAAGATGTGCGGCTTCTTCTTTGAAGAAGGTGACGATGGCTCAAGGGCTTACAGCGGCGGCTGCTTCATGAGCAAAACTTTAGACATGAGCGAAGGCGGCATGCAGATAATTCATAACGGCAGCCTAAAACCCGGAGATATTGTAGAGCTCAGAACTAAAAACGCGATAACCTTCCCCAAATGTATGAAATGCGATCATTACTACAATATGCGCTCAAAAATCGAGCTCCAGCCGCTTACAGTTCGCATAGTCTGGGCTCAGGGCAGCAGATGCGGTCTGGAATACATAAGGCTTTCCAACTTCAATAGAAATGTTATATCCAAAATCGTATGGCATAAGCACATTGAAGAGATAAAAAATACTAAGGAACCTAAGCAATAA
- a CDS encoding nitronate monooxygenase, protein MSHPLIIQGGMGAAVSNWVLAGEVSRQGQLGVVSGVAMDIIFARRLQEGDKGGHMRRALAAFPFQDAAAKILKKYFREDGLTAQGRYMNVPMHSVNSSKELIELTVAANFAEVYLAKEGHSGKVGINLLEKIQLPNLASLYGAMLAGVDYVIMGAGIPREIPGILDRFSENLKGDMRLNVEGALKDESFHVSLDPKELFGGGLPSLKRPDFLAIVSSNVLATTMIKKSTGKVDGLVVEYPIAGGHNAPPRGGITLDDSGEPVYGEKDFIDLEKLRSLEVPFWLAGAFGEAHKLKEAIKKGAAGVQLGTAFAFCKESGLDEKLKKAILSFGKFEVKTDIFASPTGFPFKVLKVLGTLSEASEYAARPRICNLGYLRTLFRKDDGTVGYRCPAEPVKSYIEKGGREEDTEGRKCLCNGLLANIGHATQYMNGYFEKPLVTAGSCFATVKEFLRNGNCSFSAKEIIEYVLGDLKTVEQE, encoded by the coding sequence ATGAGTCATCCACTTATTATACAAGGCGGAATGGGTGCTGCGGTCTCTAACTGGGTTCTCGCCGGAGAGGTCTCAAGACAGGGGCAGCTCGGTGTGGTTTCAGGCGTTGCCATGGATATTATTTTCGCCAGAAGACTTCAGGAAGGGGACAAGGGGGGGCATATGAGACGTGCTCTCGCTGCGTTTCCTTTTCAGGACGCCGCTGCGAAGATTCTGAAAAAATATTTCAGGGAGGACGGGCTGACGGCGCAGGGCAGATACATGAACGTGCCCATGCACAGCGTGAATTCGTCCAAAGAGCTTATTGAACTCACTGTCGCCGCCAACTTCGCTGAGGTTTATCTCGCCAAGGAAGGTCACAGCGGCAAAGTGGGCATAAACCTGCTTGAAAAAATACAGCTTCCCAATCTCGCCTCTCTTTACGGAGCGATGCTTGCCGGAGTTGACTATGTCATCATGGGAGCAGGCATTCCCCGAGAGATTCCGGGCATACTCGATCGTTTTTCCGAAAACCTCAAGGGGGATATGAGGCTCAATGTGGAAGGCGCTCTCAAGGATGAAAGCTTTCATGTATCTCTTGATCCTAAGGAACTTTTCGGCGGCGGGCTCCCTTCGCTCAAGCGCCCCGATTTTCTCGCTATAGTATCCTCAAACGTACTCGCTACTACTATGATCAAGAAGTCCACAGGCAAAGTGGACGGTCTTGTGGTTGAATACCCCATTGCGGGCGGGCACAATGCGCCTCCCAGAGGCGGTATAACTCTTGATGATTCAGGTGAGCCTGTTTACGGAGAGAAGGACTTTATTGATCTTGAAAAGCTCAGGTCTCTTGAGGTTCCCTTCTGGCTTGCGGGCGCTTTCGGTGAGGCGCACAAGCTGAAAGAGGCTATAAAGAAAGGCGCGGCGGGCGTTCAGCTCGGAACCGCTTTTGCTTTCTGCAAGGAATCAGGGCTTGATGAAAAACTTAAAAAAGCTATTCTCTCCTTCGGCAAGTTTGAAGTGAAGACAGATATATTCGCCTCTCCCACAGGCTTTCCCTTTAAGGTGCTTAAGGTGCTCGGTACACTTTCCGAGGCTTCCGAATACGCGGCAAGACCCAGAATCTGCAATCTTGGTTATCTGCGCACCCTGTTCAGAAAGGATGACGGAACAGTGGGCTACCGGTGCCCCGCCGAACCTGTTAAGTCATATATTGAGAAGGGCGGCAGGGAAGAGGACACAGAAGGGCGCAAATGCCTCTGCAACGGTCTTCTCGCCAATATCGGTCACGCCACGCAGTACATGAACGGCTATTTCGAGAAGCCTCTGGTAACAGCAGGCTCATGCTTCGCGACCGTTAAGGAGTTTCTCAGAAACGGCAACTGCTCCTTCAGCGCGAAGGAAATTATAGAGTATGTTTTGGGCGATCTCAAAACAGTTGAACAGGAATAG